Below is a window of Ralstonia pickettii DNA.
GATGGCCTTGGCGACGCCACCGGCGGTTGGATTGGAACGGGTGCGGAGTCCAGATGCCAAGCGCCCCGTCGGAGGAGCGAGGGGGCGTCAGCCGTCCAAAGTCCTTCAGTTCAACCCGGCCGGGTTGGAGATTCGGAGCCTCCACCCACCGTCGCGGCCCTTTTCCATCACTTGCGTCGCGGTGCCGCGCTCTTCGTGATCGCGGCCGTCCGGTAGCGTCACGTTCAGGGTCCAGTCGAGCAGGACGAGGGCTATGTCGCCGCTCGTCAAGACGCGGCGCACTTCGTTCCGGATACGCGGGCGTAGTGGCAGCAACTGCGCCAGGCCGGCGCGCAAACTGCCGGGGCTTTCCTGCACCACCTCGCCATTCGTCATCCGCATCGTGGCTTGATTGCTGAACAAGCCGAGCACGGCATCGAGATCGCCGGCGTTCAACGCGGCATCGAAAGCGGCCGGAACCTGATCGGGCGAGCGGCATGCGACCGACTTGTTTTCGATCGCCGCGACAAATTGCCCAATGATCCGCGCCACCTCAGCCGGGGCTTCCAGCGGCGACAAGTGTCCCGTTCCGGGCAGGACGTGCATCGCCGCATGCGGAATGCGCGGCAACAGTTCTGCCTGGAGTGTTGCGATGCGATCGACCTGGTCGAGCTCGCCAGAGATGACGATTGTCGGTGCGTCGATAGACGTTGTTGCCGCAGTAATGTCTTCGCGCATGGCCAGCTCGGGCCAAGCCGATTTGGCCTGCGGCGCGCCCCTCAGACTGTCTTCGATGACTTGCTCGCGGTAAGCGGCGTCGAGCGGTTTCGCGGTCAACACGTGATCGATCACGAATTCCACTGACTCGCGCGTTTGATAGGCGCCCGTCAATGTCGCCCGCTGGGCGTCGGAAAGCAGCATCGGCGACGGCGGCGACGGCGCGACCAGTACGAGACCTTCCAGGCCGTTCGGCCGGCGCGATGCCATCAGTTGGGCAACCTTTCCCCCCATCGAATGACCGACCAGAACATAGCGGCGTAGACCTAGGGCTTCGATAACGCCTTCGGCGTCGGCGGCGAGATCAGCAATGCCGTAGTGGTCGGCGGGCGCCTCGGAGTCGCCCCAGCCCCGGTGATCGGTTGCAACGATCCTGTACCGGTCAGCCAGTTCGTCTGCTACCGCATCCCATGTTCGCGCCGAGCCACCGTAGTAGTGCAGGAACACCAGGGCCAGCTCGCCGTTGCCCCGCTGTTTGACGTGAATGTGCGTGCCGTTCGAATCGATCACCATGTTTGTGCCCCTGTCCGTTCGTTGATGCACGCATCGTAGATTCGATTTTGTCGTTTGATAATCTGTCGATCCGACTATTCAGCCGATAATGCTGTTATCGAATTGGAGGGCAACATGGACCGGCTTACAAGCCTCGGCGTATTCGTCGCCGCTGTGGAGGAGGGCAGTCTGGCCGCGGCGGCGCGCCGCTTTGGGCTGTCGGCAGCGATGGCCGGCAAGCACGTGAGTGCCATCGAGGCCGATCTGAATGCGCGGCTGCTCCACCGCACCACACGGCGCTTGAGCCTGACCGATACAGGCCAGACCTACTACGAACGCTGCAAGCGAATTCTCGAAGCCTTCGATGAAGCGAGGCGGGAAGCGAGCGATTCCCAAGGCGCGGCCCGTGGTGTGTTGCGCATCGCGGCGCCCGTCACGTTCGGCGCGATGCACCTGGGTGAGGTCGTGGCGCGCTACATGGAGGACCACCCGAACGTCACTGTGGAGGCGCAGCTGGGTGACCGCTATGTCGATCTCATCGATGCGGGCGTTGACGTGGCGATCCGGATCGGACGGTTGGAGGCGCCTGGGCTTGCGACGCGCAGGCTCGCCCCCTGCCGAATGGTCGTGTGTGCCTCGCCCGCCTATCTCGAGCGCCACGGAACGCCCCGCAGGCCGGAAGAATTGCTGAGCGCGCAACGACTGGTGTTCAGCGAGGCCGTGTCGGCCGGAGATTGGACACTACGCGACCACGAGAATCGCGCGCACGTCATCGACGGACCTTGCCGGATGGCGGCCAACAACACACAGATGCTGCTCGCTGCCGCTGTTGCGGGAGCCGGTATCGCGTACGGCCCGACCTTCGTGTTCGGCGGGCACATCCGGCGCGGCGAGCTTGTGGAGCTGCTGCCAGCCTATCGCCCCGCGGAGCTGACGATTCACGCGGTCTACCCCAGTACGCGACGCATTCCGTTGAAGGTGCGTCGGTTTGTCGACTACCTCGTCGAGACGTTCGGGGATGACCCGCCCTGGGATCGCAAGGGCATGTCTTAGAAGGCGGCCGGCATCTTCATCAACCACATTTGGCCAATAGCAGCCCGCCACAACGCCTCGAACGAATCAGAGACGGGAACAGGAACGGTCTTGCGTTATTGTGCCGCCTACGCGTTATTCCATCCGTCATGGGTCATCGAGGCCGATAGAGCGCGGCGTCCTGAGATCACGAAAACGACGGACTTCTCGGACGCGCTCATCTCTCGTTCCCTCGACATTCCTGATCAATACGTATCTGTGAATGGATTGTAGAGCCCAGGTTTCGAGCAGGGTGCGCCGAGTGCCCCTGGGCCGCTCCCGGCCGAGAACAGAGGTTACGTTGAAAGCCGATGCGCGTAATACAGACGCAGCTTGTCCTCAAGAATTGCATCTACCGCGTCGAGGTCGCGTGGTTCCGGGTTCAACCAGGCATCAATGTTCTCCGGCTTGATCGGGATCGGTACGCGGTCGTGCCCCGTTGCCGCAATCTCCGGCGGCGGATCGTCGGTGATGATGGCGAACGACAGCAGATCCTTCTCGCCGGGCTTGGTCGCGCGCCAGTGTGACCACACGCAGGCGACCAGCAGCGTCTGCGGCGGGTCGGGGCGGAATTCGAGCACGAGGTTTTTGCCGTCTGGCCCGGTCACGTTCTCATAGAACGCGTCGACCAGGACAAGGCCGTGCGTGTGGCCGTATTGGCCTTTCCAGAAGCCGCGCAGGTTGTCGCGGCGGGCGTTGTAGGTGCCGGGATACTGCTCGTAGTAGAAGGCCGGTTTGCCGGCGGGGCGGCACTGGTAGCGCATCGGTTTGACGACCCGCCGGCCGTTCTCCATCACCATCACGGGCGCGTACCAGCCGGGGTAGATGCGCGAGTCGCGCGGCTTGAGCTCGGTGCTCTTCAGCTCTTCGAGCTTGCCCTTTGCCGCCGCGATCTTGTTGGTGGCGATGCGGACGTCTTCAGCGGCTTTCTTGGTGGCCTTGGCGGCGAGGGATTGCTGGGCTTTCTCCAGCCGGTCGGTCTGCTTGGCCAGCTCCTGCAGCAGCGCGATTTCGTCTGCGGCCATGCGCGCGCGGATGACCTCGGCGATTTTCTTTTCTTCCTCTGTCTCGGGCGATTCGAGGAAATGCGTGGTCATCGCCCTCGGCACGCGCATCTTCGGGTTGGAGAAGTACTCCATCACCATCCGCGTGAAGTCGTCGAGCGACATGACGGCGCCGTACTCGTGTACGAACCGTCGATAGTCGGCTTCGATTTGGGCGGAGTAGCACATGGGCGCGGGGCTCCCGGGCTGGCTGCCTGATCATACGCCGCGGGGCGGCTTATCTCCGGTCGCCCGGCGGTCGCTCGCCCCTGATCTTGACGATCATCTCGGGCAGCCAGTCCTCCTGTTGCAGCGCTAGACGCAGGTTCAGCAAAGCA
It encodes the following:
- a CDS encoding alpha/beta fold hydrolase encodes the protein MVIDSNGTHIHVKQRGNGELALVFLHYYGGSARTWDAVADELADRYRIVATDHRGWGDSEAPADHYGIADLAADAEGVIEALGLRRYVLVGHSMGGKVAQLMASRRPNGLEGLVLVAPSPPSPMLLSDAQRATLTGAYQTRESVEFVIDHVLTAKPLDAAYREQVIEDSLRGAPQAKSAWPELAMREDITAATTSIDAPTIVISGELDQVDRIATLQAELLPRIPHAAMHVLPGTGHLSPLEAPAEVARIIGQFVAAIENKSVACRSPDQVPAAFDAALNAGDLDAVLGLFSNQATMRMTNGEVVQESPGSLRAGLAQLLPLRPRIRNEVRRVLTSGDIALVLLDWTLNVTLPDGRDHEERGTATQVMEKGRDGGWRLRISNPAGLN
- a CDS encoding LysR family transcriptional regulator, translating into MDRLTSLGVFVAAVEEGSLAAAARRFGLSAAMAGKHVSAIEADLNARLLHRTTRRLSLTDTGQTYYERCKRILEAFDEARREASDSQGAARGVLRIAAPVTFGAMHLGEVVARYMEDHPNVTVEAQLGDRYVDLIDAGVDVAIRIGRLEAPGLATRRLAPCRMVVCASPAYLERHGTPRRPEELLSAQRLVFSEAVSAGDWTLRDHENRAHVIDGPCRMAANNTQMLLAAAVAGAGIAYGPTFVFGGHIRRGELVELLPAYRPAELTIHAVYPSTRRIPLKVRRFVDYLVETFGDDPPWDRKGMS
- a CDS encoding SOS response-associated peptidase family protein encodes the protein MCYSAQIEADYRRFVHEYGAVMSLDDFTRMVMEYFSNPKMRVPRAMTTHFLESPETEEEKKIAEVIRARMAADEIALLQELAKQTDRLEKAQQSLAAKATKKAAEDVRIATNKIAAAKGKLEELKSTELKPRDSRIYPGWYAPVMVMENGRRVVKPMRYQCRPAGKPAFYYEQYPGTYNARRDNLRGFWKGQYGHTHGLVLVDAFYENVTGPDGKNLVLEFRPDPPQTLLVACVWSHWRATKPGEKDLLSFAIITDDPPPEIAATGHDRVPIPIKPENIDAWLNPEPRDLDAVDAILEDKLRLYYAHRLST